tatacaaaataaatttttttataatattgtatGAAAAATGTAGATACTGCATCAAAATGCTAGACAGTGCACTATTTGAATGcactaaatgaaaaataatagataGTACACTAAAATAGTGCAACATatgacaaaatttaaaaaataaattcaaattttagaacaatatatgacaaaaaaaaatagtgcactatatgaaataaattaaataagtactaaataaaaaaaagtgcAATATATAGtgtaatatataataaataaataaaaagtacatTCAAATCactatgtattaaaaaaaaaagtacatttaaataatataatatatgaaataaacaaataaaatacaatggaTAATGTACAAAATAAGTgcactatataaaaataattaatagtgcactattttttttgtaatatataaaaaaaatagatagtgCACTAACTATGTtcagatataagaaaaaaaaaatatggtgcaataattttttgcataatgtgaaaaataAATGGATGGTGAACAAAAATAGtgcactatatattttttttttttcatatagtgcacctaatagaaaaaaatagatggtgcatattttttttcatatagaaATAAATGAGTGGTGCACAAAAATAATAcaccatatatttttatcataatggATGGTGCATTTTTTTTTGtacacaatatattttttttttaatatagtgcACAAAATTAATGcaccatatagaaaaaaaaaaatgaatgattcaCAAAAAAAATGtaccatataaaaaaaaatgaatggtgCATAAAAAAAGTGCACAATCCAATTTTAACTTCGGTTAGCCAAGCCgttaaaagaaagaaaggatggtgCACTGTTTTTTTTGCACCAAGCCTACTCTTGTCACTCTTCAATTTAATGAcatattttcgtcacttttttaatttttacgcATAATTTGGAGTTTCACTTGCCCAGCATCCTATGCTGGAGACTTTTTATATTTTAGCCAGCTAACTTTTGTTGAAACTTTATTTTCGTCTCAAAAAGTGATTGTTAATTCCTTCTTTTAGCTTTACTTAAATTATATGGCTAAAGCTGTATAAAAGCTTTGCTATCCATGCTAAGTGAGCCATCTTGTACTGAATTCTTTAACGAATCCCAACAGTTTAGTATGTATTTATATGAAATTTGGattgtttttatatttatgtaaagtttcagtttttcaTCATTGTCGCAATACATCAACATATGATATATAAGTATCGATATATAACTCTAAAGTATTAAGATATACTCAAATTAGGAATGTACATATCAAACCATCAAGTCAAATCGATCCGACGAATCAAATTAAACCGAGAAAAAAACAACTTATGGTTTGATTTGATTGGTTTGGCGCTAGAAAAAAAAAGGGTCATtcttggtttggtgttaacaaaaaaaaatcaaaccgaactcGAAATATTAATTATacgtaaaataattaattataatgtacttttaaaatattttttcaactaatttttgtaatttccaatattttgaaaatagatgtagatatatattcagatttaggcctttaagttgtaatatttgtccattaattgctaattaaatgatccaaaactcaatataaacttaaaagctaaatttttcattcttcattttactttttagtttcaagagattTTTTCGCTCATCTTCtcataattgtgattttttattagCACAcgaatgaaaatatatttgatctagtcttcaaAACATATTTATCTACTATTCAACCACAATGTAAttataaaaactaaagattataataaaaaaacacgacaaaacaaagaaaaaatccaaagaaccgactaaaatctaaattgaaaaaatcaattttatgttgctttgatttgatttatagttttaataaaccgataTGATCggttaataaaaatcaaactaacccgacctatgtacacccctaattcAAATACTTAAGTCTTTATGTATCAGTAGCACAAAAAACATTTCAATACATGATTTTTGTAAATTTTCAACCAAACACATCTTTTTTTATGTATCTGTAACCTAATATTTAGTAAGATAAATAACTTTTGTACGTTTGGTGGAGGATGTGTGATGTATCTTCTTGTTCTTTTCTACCAGATATATCATTCTTATGTATCTCTAAACTCTCTTCACAAATACATCATTCTTATGTATCTTCGTTAACATCATCATCTTCAACCTCCATTGATAAATCTTTGAACTTCAAAATCCTCATGGCTTGAATGGTCTTGTACCCCGCTGTGAATTCGAGATGTGATGGTGCAAGGACGCCTTGATTCGAGATTTGTATATAAATTATGACCGAATAATTCGAGATTCGTATATACATTCGAGATTTGAGGGTGGAGGACGTCATTGTGAACCTCGCTTCGGCCACTAGCAACCGCCATTAAAACAATTTTTTTGGATTTGTGAGCTCGTTTCGTTGTGGACAAGCTTGCTGTCATGCTGGTTGGTTTGAGATCCTCGGAGTTTGGGTGGTTTCATCATTGTTGCGTCGTGGTTCGCTCTGATTCGGAGCTGGAATTTCTCGCCGGAGCTACGATTTGAATTGAAGATGAATTATATTCTTTAATGGAGTTGATGTAAGAAGACTTAAAAGAAGCTGGGGAAGAATATTGTAGTTCGTAATTTTAAAAAACGTttgataatatctttgatttatGCGTTGTTTGAGGAGCATTAAGTGTTAAAATAGGGAGGTGGATTGTGTATCTGATAGTTGGAGagagaaaagttgaaaaaaaaaattataattaattttaaaagttaagattttaaataatattaataacttAAGGTAtagttttaagtaatttttagaAGGAGACCAAACTTGTATGCCATGCATTGCTGAGCGGTCTCATAGCTATGCAACTATGCGGCCCAATGCTGGTATAGCCTATGGGTTTGGCTAAGTtgaagagagtttttcgctcttatttttttataatggtGATTTTTTATTAGCACGTGAATGAAAATACATTTGATCTAATCTTCagtcacaatataattgtaaaaattaaagattataaaaaaacctgtaaaaaataaaaaaaaatgaaagaaccgAATAAAATTAAACCgaaaaaccaattttatgttggtttgatttgatttatagttttaataaattaaaattattgatttatttatttatttttttaataaaatcaaaccaacccgaGTTATTGTACACTTTTAACTGTCATAAATGTATGCTCAAAATTCAAATGGTTAAGCAAAGATAATTGGGCGGcaaataaatgaaaacatataGTAAGCCGGCAAAACTCGCCCCAATTTATGCATAAGTTTGAATTGGCGATCCCAGGTGAAACTAAATAACCAATTGAATAACACCACGTGgcattaaaaaatatactaaaggATGTCCACGTTGGCGATCCGCGTGAAGCAGAAGCGGACCAATCAAAACAATTCACTCCTCTCTATATAAAAAAAGGCCAAATTCGTTCATCAACACTGCGGGAAATCACTCAGTGTTTGATTAATTGAATTCAAAAGATGAGTAGTGCAACAGGAGCAGTTAAATTGGGTGGAGGTGGAGGTCGAGGAAAGGCTAAAGGTTTAAAGAAAGCAGTTTCCAGATCTGTAAAGGCAGGCCTCCAATTCCCAGTTGGACGTATAGCTCGCTATCTGAAAAAGGGTCGTTACGCTCAGCGTCTTGGATCTGGTTCACCTATCTATCTCGCTGCTGTTCTCGAATATCTTGCTGCTGAGGTCCTTTTCTTTATTCGTCTCCCataatttcatttttctcttgtatttggGCATGGCTgagatgttgttttgattttgggaATTTACAGGTGCTAGAGCTTGCTGGAAATGCTGCGAGAGATAACAAGAAGAATCGGATTATTCCAAGGCATATACAACTTGCTGTGAGGAATGATACGGAACTTAGCAAGCTGTTGGGGTCGGTGACTATTGCTAGTGGTGGAGTTCTTCCCAACATTCACTCTAGTTTGCTGTCCAAGAAGAATGGAAAGGGGAAGATTGAACCTGGATCTCAATCTCAGGAATTCTAAATTTGGGGTTAAATTAGTGGTTGAGTAGGAAGTCAGATTTAACTAGGGGGTTCTGTGAATTGGCTGAATATGTCATTTTGTGCACctgttttggatatggtttgtAGCCATTTATGTGAATGACAAGTTTGTTTTGCGCAATAACGATTTAGTCTTTGGGATACTGTGTTAATTGGCTATCTGTTGTACATGTTATAATTAGGCAGTATGAGTCGTGATTGATCTGTGAAAGTTTGTTTAATCTTGTCTTCTTAGTCACTTTGTTGCTTTAAAGATCCTCTTTGATTCAGTGTTTATTTGTGGAATTTTTGTATACAAGGTTGAGCATTTCCATGCTACGAATACTTAAATTTCTATTGAAATAAAGTTCAATTTCTGGAAATAATAGAGCGAAAACTGGAAATAAAGTTCTATTGTTATTATATGCATAATCTGTTTGATCCAATATCTCATTATTTTAGTCCGGAACATAAGTGacggaaaaaaaaatgaaataatccAAACTTGCAAAtgataagttttaaaaatgtatgaagtaaaataaattatagtattaTGCAGCAAACACCATTTAAGAAACAAAGTTTTTGTTACGTTTTTGTTTTTGCTTGTTCCAACAAAGCTATAatgttttggtatttatttcTGGTTGGTTGGTTTGAGTGATCCATTGAGTTCATTTGCATTGCAACCTCTTGCTTTCGGTTGTGAAAGTGTAGAAACTATGTCTTGGGTCGATTGGATCTTCCGCCCTTTTGAGGTTCTGCCCAACTTTCCCCCCTTTCCTCTATGTCCAAGTGTTCATTACAGCAACATGTGCTTCTTATCACGTATTCAGGGCAGAATCATCTGCAGATAATGGTAATAGATACACTTTGTTAACCACAAAAAAGGAAGTAGGAAAAGCATCGTTCTTTCTGTGTTTTGGTCTCTTGTACGAAAGTGTAACTAAGAAAAGTATTTCTGCTGGCAGGAGAGCCAAATTATGTCAtcctctatactatcaaccaACGAGAATAAGCAAATTAATACAACCTAACATTTTGcgatttgtatataaacaagtctTCGTGTTGATCCATTTTCTCATATCACATCTTATCGCACTTAAGATTGATTGGAAGACGCTTCCGAAAGGGCGGCAGAGGCAAACCAAGAGACTTCCAAATCGATATCCAGATCTCACAAGGCCAGCCTTCAAATCCCAGTCAGTCGGCAGAATTGCCGGTTTTCTCAAAGCAGGCAAATATGCTGAACGTGTTGGAGCTGGTGCCCCTCTATCTTGCTGCTGTTCTCGAATATTTAGTTGTTCAGGTAATTAATTTCCataaatcacaacccacataGATTTCACATAGAACCTTTTTGGAATTACACATTTGACAAAAAGCATTGTTGATTCCAAATCGTCacaaggaaagaaaagaaaagagtggaATGTTTAAAAGGATTTCAGTCAGTACGCTGTATAATACTCGCTAGCACTTAGTAGTCCTTTTGTTTAGTTATATGCACATACATGTGTTCAGGTAAAATGTTCGGcatcttcgggatacaacttttcaatttTCCCGATATCcgtttttggattttcttgttgcgttgcgatggggcaacGTTGCAGTACGTTTCAGAAGAGTTTCGGAATTTTAGACGAGCTTAAGGACAAGTTTGGATTTCCAATCGTGGCAGAGCGCGATAGGCCCGCGCTGCCTGCCCGCGATTGAGCGGGCGACGCCTGCTTAATTGCAGTGCACTAAGGCTCGCGTCGTCTGCTATATCGTGCCGGGTTTAATTTCAGCCTCCTCCGGGAATTAATGACAATTTGGTAACTTACCAATCCTTTATCAActtaaacacgagatttaatcTCTAAAGAGCCAAATTACACtcatattcatcaaaattgctcaagaactctccttaggtttcaaaataaaatcccaagcaactcaagattcaaccgtgggtttttgaaactaattgcatatttggaatccccagaacgtaggcttcaagaagcacttatcatcttcgcatatagaggtacgtggggttatcctataaatctcatgggctttaaaattcatgttttaacaatgagggttttgaaattatgaatataatcacgttttaaacattttatgatattgatttgatCTTTAAACCTATTCTCGAAGTGATTTgatgtattatatatgtatatgaatgcaTTTTGAAAAGATGtgaacttgagagcatgaattatatgaaatctctctcttgatatgattttgttttatattttcatatgatgtgaacTGTTTGAAATCATattgacaagcatgacatgaaatgttttgaacaTTATTTTGATTTAGACATGATTTTTGACTTGCCATGAGAGGGTTGTTTATATTGATACATGTTGAATATAATGGTTGAATGAAAAGAATGAAGTGATATCTATAGCTTGCAAGTTGGGTAtaacgataccctacagaatatgatatgtgatttcATTAAATGaagttgaatgcattgattttacatgagatagttGGATGtccgaagaaggtgtttgagtgtaagggctcatcgctggaaatcgtgtttgccgacatgggaacttggtaccatgctttgtgatcttgcatacCCGACTTTATATCATCCCAACTTGGGACTATGAttaggagccctactttgtgatcttgtgtgctaccatactttattgggtcgagacactcTGCTGTGCtttcttgtgtgtctttccctcacttatactctaatctcggcggaaaccgaggtttgacagttggtgtaaatgtgatgtgtagggtattccacctagttcagctgcattgcattgttgttggaaaattattacattatgcccatgtgcttgacaaatgatttgatacgaaactgctttataatgactctcacctatattttgtaaaaatattatattttgttttgatttctctgcgtaccagtacatttgtattgaccacCTTCCCTCCCAAGTTCGAAggtacagtctaggggtccagaaaattagtagattcctcagacagatttgcagagtcacttggtgagccttctatattctggaaggcctgatatctaacagtttcatttatcatttattagttttgggtttactgggggccttgtctcagttttcagatatttatttgtttcagtcatgtaatagagatttcacagacgttttcgagatgttgattgagattgtgggacattattctccataattcttttcatatgattcttgaccttgtttccgttatattgtgtatcttccgcatttcttttgtcaatataagtcatgtgcatgattttaccagatagataggggtgtttcgggcctttatggttcggaatgctcgtcacggccaaggCTCCGGTTCGGACCTGTGACACTTTTACCCTTAACGTGTGAGACACATGTTGTTAATCtaatagatataaataataaaagatcaaatttaatagtaaattttaaatagttaaattatcaaaactaaacataatacTGGTTAAGGGACTATTTATGACTGTTTTCTTTTCTCCCATTTTTTAATTTAACAGCCGCCGCCAGGTaagtttctttttaattataGTCTATGATTTCTGGTGGGTTTGTGGATACCAATCTGTTTGTTTTCGAAATATTTTTGCTGCTTCCACTGTCTAAGAATCAAAATGATAACTGAGAAACAATGGAATAGAGAATTGGCAATGCTGAGATTCACTCTATAATTGGTTGCATGTTTTTATTAAAAGAACTGGTTTTGCACACGTTGTAATCCACCCCGCCCCATTGCTATCCCTATTTTATCCTAAACGATGTTCAGCGAAAGTTTAGCTTAGCTCATATGTTGAAATGGTAATCTTGTTTCAGTCAATGCATCAATGGCTAGAAACTTCCAAAGCCTTGGAGGTAGCACCTGATCTTTTTCTTAATTACTCAAGTATTTAGAGGTAGTGGGTTCACGTATACACACACATATCTAAACATGATTATTCACATGGTTTATATGTTGCTTCTGCCCCTGCTAGTTTATGGTAGTCTCTTTGGGCATCCCATGTTCTCAAAGTCAAAACTTCTACTTGAAGATATTGGATAGCATATTAACATTAGCACTTCTAGATGTAGCTAACATGTTAGTCCTTTCCGTTGTTGTTGATAAGTAACCTTTcaacaaaagtaaataaacataactCAAAGTTTTGTATACTGTAGTTAGGGGGAAGAGATTGAAACTACCAGCACCTTTTGCTATTGGATATAGAACGAATGTCTAATTCTATATATCCCACTTGATTACTATTTAAAGTAGAGATTTTTAATCTTAAGAAACTTTCTCACGAATTTTGTATCTATCTGCAGCCAGATGGGTGATATTCTCCCTTGACGTGGCTCTCCCCTTCGGAGCATAGTGATGGTTCCCTATCAGAAGGGCAAGCAGATCTTGAAGGCGGCAGTTCCAATTTTGAAGATGATTAGGCTTCCACCTTTATTATCCTACAAGCCTTCTAAAGTTGACGTTGATCCAAGAAAGCGCCATAAGAGATTATCAGGTTgttaattttgtggtcttaatACTAGTTGGGTGTAATGTCCATACCAAGAAATTGATCCTAGGATATCTTCAAAGTTCCTTGTGTATATGCGTATCAAGAATATTGATCATTACGCTTCTAGAAAGTAGGTCTGTGGCAATGACTGCAACACTGTGGCAGTAGATAACAAGACCGTTTTGATAGACCTATTTCTTCGGTTTAGGGTAATCGTGTTGCAATGGATCTGTTGCAGTGGTTTTAGGTCGATCACAAAGTAAGTTACATATGGTTACCCAAGAAGTGCATCAATTCTTAATTGCAAAGAGATcctcaagccttggaaacagccttttgcagaaatgcaaggtaaggctgcgtactaTACACcattgtggtggggcccttcccctgacaccgcacatagcggtagctttagtgcaccgggctgtcctTTTTTATCCTCAATCTAAAAATCGATGAGATCAAATATATATGGAACATTCAATCATTTAAAGCCTGTAGTTTATGAAGAGTGAGGTTGATTAGGTAAAGAGGAGAAATGAAAGCCGGGAAAATGGAAGAGAAATTAAAACTGGAAGATATAGGATATGGAGTAGGGGTTGGGGACTATAACCGAGTGAACCATAGcctaaacataaaaaataactttGCATCAAAAGAGTTACCCTTAGATTGACCATTTGATTCCCAAATAACCCAATTAGTAAAGACAGGGCAAACAAGACCATAATTAAAAGGTTAGGCCTATCGTACGAGGTTATAGAGAGTAAAGATTTTGGGAGATCCTTCAAGCTGGGTAGAGACAAGCTTATATGTCCAGTTCATTAATAGCTTCACTCCCAAATACTCATTAGTCATTAATAAACAACAATATTTCTCCTTTAATTAGAATTCAATGAACTTCTTATGGAAAGAACGATAAGTTGAGCTTCACTTCACCTGCAAGTTTGATGCACACATGCATCTAAATGTAGCCCATATATATAAGCTGAAACAGGGTAAGAATATTGATTAAGTAAATGGAACACGACCAACTGTTACATATCAGATGAGTTTGTTCATGAACAAGGAAAATTAGATGAGATCTTACAGGGAGAAACTTTAACTGAATTGCATGGGAAGTACTGAAGTCACTAGATAGTTGTCAAATTAATACTACACATACAAGTTTGCACCTTCAAAACAACAGTTTAATTGCCTAGCCATATTGCAGCAGTTTATTTAAGAAGTCTCATTAGGACTTGTATCCTTACGTACGGATATAACTGTTGCAAAATGCATGCCATGACAACCGTTTTCTAACTGTTACTATACGTCCAATTTCTAGTACTGTGATATCATCTTCACTAAAATTCTTGGTTAACCATTGCACTATTAGCTCGGTTTGCAGATCAATGCCACTAATTTCTTTGCTGATGGTTTGGAGGCCTGAGaagcttttcctttttagtcttttGAAGTGTTAAGACTTTTGTGCAAAGTTTTCCT
The Capsicum annuum cultivar UCD-10X-F1 chromosome 6, UCD10Xv1.1, whole genome shotgun sequence DNA segment above includes these coding regions:
- the LOC107875239 gene encoding probable histone H2AXb codes for the protein MSSATGAVKLGGGGGRGKAKGLKKAVSRSVKAGLQFPVGRIARYLKKGRYAQRLGSGSPIYLAAVLEYLAAEVLELAGNAARDNKKNRIIPRHIQLAVRNDTELSKLLGSVTIASGGVLPNIHSSLLSKKNGKGKIEPGSQSQEF